The genomic DNA ATCTATGCCGAGTATTTTAACTGAAATAGGTTATTTAACCAATCCGTTGGAAGAAAAATTTTTAGCCAGCGAACAAGGCCAGGATTACTTGGCCAAAGCCATCTTCAGGGGTTTAAGAAGGTATAAAGATGAACAAGACGGAAATAAAAAAGAATATAACGATGACATTGAAAAACAGGAACCCTTAGAAAATGAAAATATTAAAGCCGGAAATATACCGGGACAAAAACACCACGATGAAGATGAAGAAGATGAAGAAGACGAAAAACCAAAAGAAGAAAAAAAGTTGGTAAATAAAGATTCGCTAATTGTTAACGAAAAAAACAAGGCGGATACAATACAGATAGCAGAACAAAACCAGGATTCATTAGATGCAAAAGCTATAGCTGAAAAATTTAAGGAACAACAAAAGTCTGAAGAAAAAAAACCGGAAGAAGAAAAGAAAGTAGTTGACGAACAAAAAATAAGATTTAAAGTGCAATTTGCCAGTAGTGATGCTGAACTTAATTTAAATGAAAAAAAATTTAGTGATATAAAAGACGGAGCTTTTTACAAACAGAAAAACGTATTAAAATATACTTCCGGAAATTTTAAAACCATGAAAGAGGCTGCTGCACATCAACATGTACTGAGAGAAAAAGGTTTTAAAGATTGTTTTGTAATAGCTATGAAAGGTGAAGAACGAATGGATCTGATGGAAGCTAAAAAAGAAACCGGGCAATAAGTAAAATTGAAAATTATTTGATTGTATAGAAAAGAGATTAGACAAAAAAAAGAATAATCTAATCAATCATTTTTAATTAATCTATTTATGGTTTTACCAATAAATTGAAACGAGGGTAAAAGAGCGTTTTGAATACGTTGCGCATAATAAATTGAATCAAGAATTTCTTTATTCTTTTGGGAAAGTTCTTGGTTTTGATGTTCAATCTCAGTTTTCTTATGCTCCAATTCACTGTTAAGCCGGCTTAACAATGCATTTGCTTTTCTTTTATTTCTAAACCCAACGAATAAAACAATTGCAAACACAAGAATTAAAATTCCTAAAAACGAAATTAGTGTTGAAATATTCCTTTGGTGTTTAATTTCTTCGTTTTTAAAATTTGTTTCTATATTTAGCTGATCGATCTGAAGTTGTTTTTTATCTGATTCGTATTTAGAATTCATTTCTGCAATTTGTTTTGCCGATTCCTTTTTGTTTAACTTATTAATTACATCAATTTGCTTTTTAGAAAATAAATAAGCCTTTTCATAATCTTTTTTTTGTGAATATGCGCTTGCAAAATGTTCAAAGTTTATTTGCTCGATTAGTAAATCATTGAATTCTGAATTAAGGTTTGAGCTTATTTCCAAATGATGCAGCGCTTGCGTAGGATCATTCAAAGTGAGAAAAAAACCGGCTAAATTAGAATGGGTCAACATCAATTCATGCTTATCGCCTAATGCTTCTTTTGCCTTTAAAGATTTCAAATAAAATACTCTAGCTTTGTCATAATTTTTTTCAAGCATATAAACGTTGGCTAAATTTTCCGAAATGGAGGCCAGGGTTTTATTGTTGTTGAATTTTAAAGCTATCTTTTCGGCTTCCAAAAAGTATTTTTTTGTAGAATCTAACGACCCTAACTCGGCATAACAAATTCCGATACTCATTAAAGTACTTGCAAGGGCCTGTTCTTCTTTTTCCTTTAACTTATATTCCCTAGCCTTTAAGAAATAATCGATTGCAACATCATATTCCGATTTATGCAAATAATTAGTGCCAATGTTATGATATGCTCGAGAACAAATCTTAGGAATATTGTGTTTAGTAGCTAATGTGGCAGCTTGAATATTTAATTTGACAGCTTCAGTACTTTTATTTTGTTTATCGTTGGCAGAAGCGAACGTTATCATAAAATTGCAATAACTTGCCGTATCCTTTTGATCTAACGCTAATTTGAAACATTCTTCCTGATAAGATAATACAGTATCAACACTTCCAAAATAATATTCTGTTTGTAAATAATTGTTCCATCCTTTTATCACCCAATTTTTATTCTTTGATTTACGCATTACGGCAATATTATTTTTGGCAAAACCCAAAGCTTTAACCGGTTTGAATTCTAAGTAGAAATTAGTTAACTTAATATTTGCTATAATAAGTGATGTATCTTTTAGATTTGGCAATAGATTTTCAATTGAGTCTGCTCTTGCTTGCCTTTTTTGATCCACTTGAGCGTTCAGCATTGCGTGATTAAAATAGCAAAGTATGCAAATATAAAACAGGGTTATCTTATGCTTCCAGCTCATACAGAATAATAAATTTAGGAATATATTCTTTCTGTTTCAGCTTTTTTGACATCAACTTCTCATTTTTTCCGCAAATTCTAATGGATCCACTGCATGTTCTAATTTAAAATCTCCTATTCTTGTTCTCCTCAATTTTAACAAATGAGCTCCACTGTTCAAGGCTAAACCGAAATCTCTGGCCATGCTTCTGATGTAGGTTCCTTTACTGCAAACGACTCTAAAATCCACCTGCGGTAATTCTATTCGTGTAATTTCAAATTCTTTTATTTCAATTTCTCGAGCTTTTAATTCTACTTCCTTTCCCTCACGCGCTAAGGCATAAGCCCGTTTGCCATCAATTTGAATTGCACTGAATAATGGTGGAACCTGATTTTGTATACCAACAAATTGTTTAGCTATTTGAAAAATAGAATCATTGGAAATATGATCAATTGGAAAAGTACAATCAACCGGTTTTTCTAAATCAAAACAAGGTGTTGTAGCACCAATAAAAAAAGTGCCGGTGTATTCTTTTTCCATATCCATCCACTCATTAATGGTTTTAGTTTTTTTCCCGGTACAAATAATAAGTAAACCTGTAGCTAAAGGATCGAGTGTGCCGGCATGACCAATTTTAGGTTTTACCTTTGTACCTTCAATGATCAATGATGGGTGATTTTTAATGGCGTGTTTTAATTTATTCACCGCCTGAAAGCTGCTCCAAGTATAAGGTTTATCAATTAATAATATTTCTCCATTGTAAAAATCCAATTGATAAAAAATAAATAGTTTAATTAAAACACTTCTTTCGCAACGCGTTTGGTGGCTTCTGAGGCGCCCATGGTATAAAAATGCAAACAAGGCACATTGGCTTTAACCAATTCTTTGGATTGCTGAATACACCAATTAATACCAGCTTCTTTTACGGCTTTATCGTCTTTACATTTTTCCAATTCTTCATGAAAAGGTTCGGGAATATCAATGTGAAATATTTTTGGTAATGTAGTGATTTGCTTTTTAGAACTTAATATTTTTAAGCCTGGAATAATAGGAACATTAATTCCGTTTTTACGGCAAATTTCAACAAAATCAAAATACTTTTTATTATCGTAAAACATTTGTGTTACCACGTATTCTGCTCCTGCATCCACCTTGGCTTTTAAATATTTTAAATCACTATTTAAATTGGGGGCTTCAAAATGTTTTTCGGGGTAGGCCGCCACTCCAATACAAAAATTTGTAGGTGCAGCATCTTTCATTTCCTCATCCAGGTAAATCGCATCATTCATGCATTTAATCTGTTTAACTAAATCGAGTGCGTAAGGATGTCCGCCCGGCTCCGGTATAAAATTAGCTTCCGATTTAATGCTGTCGCCTCGAAGCGCTAATACATTATCAATACCTAAAAATTGCAAATCTATTAATGCATTTTCCGTTTCTTCGCGTGTAAAACCACCGCAAATGATATGCGGAACAGCTTCAACATCGTATTTATTCATAATTGCGGCACATATACCAACAGTACCCGGACGCTTTCTCGTACTCACTTTTTCTAAATATCCTCCTTCACGCTTTTTATAAATGTACTCCTCCCTATGGTAAGTTACATCCACAAAGGCAGGTTTAAACTCCATGAGCGGATCAATCCCATCATATATACTTTGTATGCTTTTCCCCTTTAAAGGAGGTAATATTTCAATAGAAAATAAGGTGCTTTTACTTTGTGCTAACTTTTGTGTGAGTTTCATTTAATTTGATATTTTTCAAACTACCGGAGTATTTGATTACGTGTTTACAGCAATAATTTCTTTTATTTCAGGAACGGCACGTTTAATTGTTTCTTCAATGCCAGACTTCATGGTCATATGACTCATGTTACAGGTTTTACAGGCACCTTTTAATTCTAACTTCAATACCCGATCAATACTGATGTCAACTACCTCCACATTACCACCGTCAGCTTCCAAATAAGGACGAATGGTATTTAAAGCCTCTTCTACTCTGTTTTTTAAATCTTCCATGAATTAAGGCTCAAAGATACAAGGAATGCTTAAATAAAAAAACCATCTTTCATATAATCAAGATATAGCATCCATGCCATGCATTGAAAATAGAATAACATTTGTTAAAACCCCCAAAATTTGTGTTCTTTACATCGTGAATGAAGAGCACTTGATATTTGGTACCCGTGCCGTAATTGAAGCCTTGGAAGCCGGTAAGGAAATTGAAAAAATTTTACTGCAAAAAGGTTTATCCAATGAGTTGTACCATAAACTACGTGCCGCATTAAAAGGCCAGAATATACCTTTACAATTTGTACCGCCGGAAAAATTAAACCGATTAACCACCGGAAATCACCAAGGAGTAATTGCTTACTTAACAGAAATTACTTATTACCAAGTTGAAGACTTATTAACTCAAGTTTTTGAAAGTGGTAAAACGCCATTGGTTTTAATGTTGGATAGAATTACTGATGTAAGAAATTTTGGAGCTATAGCCCGAACAGCAGAATGCGCGGGAGTTGATTTCATAATCATTCCAACAAGAGGATCAGCCTTAATAAACGGAGATGCCATTAAAACTAGCGCCGGAGCATTGCATAGAATACCGGTTTGCAGAGAGGAAAATTTAAAAGATACGCTGGCCTATTTAAAAGAAAGCGGATTACAAATTATTGCCTGCCATGAAAAAACCGACAAATTAATTTACGAGGTTAATTTTAAAGAACCGGTATTAATTATTATGGGCAATGAGGAGAGCGGGATAAGTAACGAGTATTTGAAAAGGAGCGATGCGCAGGTAAAAATTCCTATGCCCGGAAAAACCGCTTCATTAAATGTATCGGTAGCAACCGGAATCGTTTTATTTGAAGCAGTGAAACAAAGAATAAGTTAAACTCTTATTCCGATTAATAAAATATCATCTACTTGTTCATTTGTTCCCATCCACTGGATTAAATCATTTTTCAAAAACGTGCATTGTTGAGTGGAATTTAAATCCTGTGATTCTAATATTTTTTCCTGTAATCTTTTGTATTTATATTTTTTTCCTTTGGGTCCACCAAACTGATCGGGCATGCCATCGGTAAATACAAATAAAGTATCTCCTTTATTCGTTTTGATTTCATGGGTAGTAAAAGCCGTTGGATTTTCGACTAATCCAATGGGTTGTTTATTCCCCTTAATTTCTTCCATACCTTTAGTGTTAAAGTTTATTTTCCATACCGGATTGTTTGCCCCGGCCCATGTAAACTTTCCACCTTTCTTTTCTTTCACCAACAATGAAATGTCCATTCCATCCTTTACATCTTGTCCGCTCTTTTTAAAAGTTTCTACCACCAATTCTCTGGTTTTATCTAATATTTTTCCTGGGTCACTTAAATCAAACTCCAAAACGCAACGGGATAAAGCGTTTGCACAAACCACACTTACTAACGCTCCGGGCACTCCATGTCCGGTACAATCTGCGGCCGCATAAAATACATGGGTGTTGGTGCTTTCAAAAAAGTAGAAATCCCCGGCTACTATATCTTTGGGTTGGTAATATAAAAAGCTTTGCGGAAATTCCTTTTGAATATCTTCTTCTTTTGCTAAAATAGCATGTTGAATGCGTTGCGCGTAATGTATAGAATCCAAAATTTCTTTTTGTTTTTCATCAACCAAATGTTTTTGTTTTTCAATGATGCGCTTTTGCTGTCGGGTGACCTTTAAACGTTGTGACAAGACAAAAGAGAATAAGACAACCAGGATCAGGCCAATGGTAATGGAATATGTGATCACGTTCAATTTCTTTTCTTTCTCTGCGGCAACTGCAAGGTCTTGTTCGTGCTTGGCTTTTAACCTGATGTTCTCCTTTTCTTTTTTCTCTGTTTCGTATTTGGTGGACATTTCAATGAGTTGCTTGGCGCGGGTTTGGGCAAGTAAAGAATCTTTTGCTGCAGCTGAAAGTTGAAAACACTCCAATGCTTTATCCAGATTATTCTTCTCCTTGTAAATTTCTGAAAGCGAAGAATAAGCCTCCCGTTGATCATCAAAATCTCTGATAGCCTTGGATATGTTAATACTGCTATCTAAATATTTGATAGCGTAATTAAGGTCCTTTTTGTCTTTGTATACCAAGGCGATGTTATGAAATGAAACAGCTATATTCTTTTGATCATTCATTTTACGGGAATAATCAAGAAAAGTCTCCAGGTTCTTCAATGCTTCTTGGTATTTTCCTAATTCCTGATACATAACAGCAACATTGTTGAGTCCTTCCATAATCCGAGGAACATCATTCAGTGATGTATATTCCTTTAAGCTTTCTTGAAAG from Sphingobacteriaceae bacterium includes the following:
- a CDS encoding tetratricopeptide repeat protein, with translation MLNAQVDQKRQARADSIENLLPNLKDTSLIIANIKLTNFYLEFKPVKALGFAKNNIAVMRKSKNKNWVIKGWNNYLQTEYYFGSVDTVLSYQEECFKLALDQKDTASYCNFMITFASANDKQNKSTEAVKLNIQAATLATKHNIPKICSRAYHNIGTNYLHKSEYDVAIDYFLKAREYKLKEKEEQALASTLMSIGICYAELGSLDSTKKYFLEAEKIALKFNNNKTLASISENLANVYMLEKNYDKARVFYLKSLKAKEALGDKHELMLTHSNLAGFFLTLNDPTQALHHLEISSNLNSEFNDLLIEQINFEHFASAYSQKKDYEKAYLFSKKQIDVINKLNKKESAKQIAEMNSKYESDKKQLQIDQLNIETNFKNEEIKHQRNISTLISFLGILILVFAIVLFVGFRNKRKANALLSRLNSELEHKKTEIEHQNQELSQKNKEILDSIYYAQRIQNALLPSFQFIGKTINRLIKND
- the truB gene encoding tRNA pseudouridine(55) synthase TruB, giving the protein MFYQLDFYNGEILLIDKPYTWSSFQAVNKLKHAIKNHPSLIIEGTKVKPKIGHAGTLDPLATGLLIICTGKKTKTINEWMDMEKEYTGTFFIGATTPCFDLEKPVDCTFPIDHISNDSIFQIAKQFVGIQNQVPPLFSAIQIDGKRAYALAREGKEVELKAREIEIKEFEITRIELPQVDFRVVCSKGTYIRSMARDFGLALNSGAHLLKLRRTRIGDFKLEHAVDPLEFAEKMRS
- the metF gene encoding methylenetetrahydrofolate reductase [NAD(P)H], which produces MKLTQKLAQSKSTLFSIEILPPLKGKSIQSIYDGIDPLMEFKPAFVDVTYHREEYIYKKREGGYLEKVSTRKRPGTVGICAAIMNKYDVEAVPHIICGGFTREETENALIDLQFLGIDNVLALRGDSIKSEANFIPEPGGHPYALDLVKQIKCMNDAIYLDEEMKDAAPTNFCIGVAAYPEKHFEAPNLNSDLKYLKAKVDAGAEYVVTQMFYDNKKYFDFVEICRKNGINVPIIPGLKILSSKKQITTLPKIFHIDIPEPFHEELEKCKDDKAVKEAGINWCIQQSKELVKANVPCLHFYTMGASEATKRVAKEVF
- a CDS encoding NifU family protein, with product MEDLKNRVEEALNTIRPYLEADGGNVEVVDISIDRVLKLELKGACKTCNMSHMTMKSGIEETIKRAVPEIKEIIAVNT
- the rlmB gene encoding 23S rRNA (guanosine(2251)-2'-O)-methyltransferase RlmB, giving the protein MPCIENRITFVKTPKICVLYIVNEEHLIFGTRAVIEALEAGKEIEKILLQKGLSNELYHKLRAALKGQNIPLQFVPPEKLNRLTTGNHQGVIAYLTEITYYQVEDLLTQVFESGKTPLVLMLDRITDVRNFGAIARTAECAGVDFIIIPTRGSALINGDAIKTSAGALHRIPVCREENLKDTLAYLKESGLQIIACHEKTDKLIYEVNFKEPVLIIMGNEESGISNEYLKRSDAQVKIPMPGKTASLNVSVATGIVLFEAVKQRIS
- a CDS encoding tetratricopeptide repeat protein; its protein translation is MKIKLSRVYFFLFLFLIGQALKSNIDSLKNLLRNDPKNKMEIYSVLCYKYVFLNPDSLHRYSDLGLALAKKKGYDKYVAHILNCLGTSYYEIGKFDVALENYIQSQNLFEQYKDDEGKVMVMGNIGQVYQEQGLFEKALKQLEDCLEFSKQIKYHVGYAGTLSSIGLLYYRQGNKQKAIDYFQESLKEYTSLNDVPRIMEGLNNVAVMYQELGKYQEALKNLETFLDYSRKMNDQKNIAVSFHNIALVYKDKKDLNYAIKYLDSSINISKAIRDFDDQREAYSSLSEIYKEKNNLDKALECFQLSAAAKDSLLAQTRAKQLIEMSTKYETEKKEKENIRLKAKHEQDLAVAAEKEKKLNVITYSITIGLILVVLFSFVLSQRLKVTRQQKRIIEKQKHLVDEKQKEILDSIHYAQRIQHAILAKEEDIQKEFPQSFLYYQPKDIVAGDFYFFESTNTHVFYAAADCTGHGVPGALVSVVCANALSRCVLEFDLSDPGKILDKTRELVVETFKKSGQDVKDGMDISLLVKEKKGGKFTWAGANNPVWKINFNTKGMEEIKGNKQPIGLVENPTAFTTHEIKTNKGDTLFVFTDGMPDQFGGPKGKKYKYKRLQEKILESQDLNSTQQCTFLKNDLIQWMGTNEQVDDILLIGIRV